The Acidimicrobiia bacterium genome includes the window TGAAGAAGGCGGTGGTGAAGAAGGCGCCGGTGAAGAAGGCGCCGGTGAAGAAGGCCGTGGTGAAGAAGGCCGTGGTCAAGAAGGCCGTGGTGAAGAAGGCCGTGGTGAAGAAGGCGCCGGTGGCTCGTCTGGTGGCATCACCGCCCCGCCTGGCCGAAGTGAATGCCCTCGGTGCCCGTTCCGCCCGAAAGGCCCCAGCCAAGCGCACCGGTCAGTTGGACAAGTTCCTCCTCGACCAGGTGGAGGCGCTCAAGGCAGAGCGAGCCGTCTACGTTCATCAGGCCGCCACCCTCAAGGCCGAGGCCGACTCGTTGGTGTTCGAGCGAGATCCCGGCGATGTCCAGTTCGATGAGGAGTCCGGGGAGGGCGACACCATTGCGGTGGAACGCGAACGAGACCTCACCCTCAGCGCTCAGGCACTGATCGCCGTCGAAGACATCGACACGGCCCTGGTCAAGATCAAAGACGGTGTCTACGGGTGGTGTGAGCAGTGTCACGCCACCATCCCGAAGGAGCGCCTGCGGGCCCTTCCACATGCTGCCCTGTGCGTGCAGTGCAAGAGCGCGGGCTTTTCCCGTCGCTGAGTCAGTTACCGCTCCGGCCTCCTATCCGGGTCTGGCCTTTGGGGCGGCTGCGGCGGTAGTGGTGTTGGATCAACTATCCAAGCAGTGGGCCCTCTCGGCTCTCGCCGATGGCCCGATCCGCGTAGCCGGGCCGATGGATTTGCGCCTGGTGTTCAACCCCGGAGTGGCTTTCGGTATCGGGAGCGGCGGCGGGTGGGCGCCGGTGATCGTGCTCGGGGGGCTGGCCGTTATGGCGGTGGTGGCGGTGCTGGCCTGGCGGGCCGACAACCGTGCTCGGGCGCTGGGCCTGGGCATCATCCTGGGCGGGGCGCTCGGCAATCAAGTGGACCGGGCCCTGCGAGCCGGCAATGGATTCTTTGGTGGGCAGGTGGTGGACTTCGCGGACCTGGGGTGGTGGCCAGTGTTCAATCTGGCCGACGCGGCGCTATGGATCGGGATTGGTTTGCTCGTGTTGTCTTCTCGGGGTGCGGCGGAGCCAGCATGATCGTGAGCGACGTCGTGCCCGAGGCGATGGCGGGTGAACGGGTGGATCGCATCGTCGCCATGATCACCGGGATCAGTCGGTCTGAGGTGGCGGAGTTGGTGTCGGCCGGGGTGGTGTTGGTAGACGGAACGGTGGTGGGGTCGCGCTCGGCGCGGCTCCGCGCCGGTGCGGTGGTGGAGGTCGATGTGCCGGATCGGGCCGAGGCGGCCCGTCTGGTGCCCGAACCCGGCTTGGTCGTGCCGGTGGTCTACGAGGACCACGATTTGTTGGTGATCGACAAGCCTGCGGGTCTGGTGGTGCATCCGGGGGCCGGTCAGCGCACGGGCACCCTCGTGCACGGTCTCCTGGCCCGCTATCCCGAGATCGTGGCGGTGGGAGTGGACGCAGCCCGGCCGGGCATTGTTCACCGTCTCGATAAGGGCACGTCGGGATTACTGCTGGTGGCCCGCACCCCCGCGGCCTATGAGGCCCTGGTGGCAGCGCTGGCGGCTCGGTCAGTTCACCGCCGGTATCGGGCGCTGGCGTGGGGCACCTTCGATGCTGTCCGCGGCCTCATCGACGCTCCCATCGCTCGATCGATGCGAGAACCAACCCGGCAGGCCATCGACGCGCGGGGCAAGGAGGCCCGCACCCGCTATGAGGTCCTCGCTACCTTCACCGAGCCGGTGGCGGTGACCGAACTTGCCTGCACCTTGGAGACGGGTCGTACCCATCAGATCCGGGTGCATCTGCGCTCGATCGGTCACCCGGTAGTGGGCGACAACCGCTACGACGGCGCCCGCCAGTCCCTCCCCATGGGCCGACCCTTCCTCCACGCCGAACTCCTCGAACTGGCCCACCCCGTCACGGGGAACCCGCTGTCGTTTTCCTCGCCCATTCCCGCCGACCTCGTTGAGGTCCTCGGCCGCTTGCGCTGAGGGCTCCTTAGCCCAAGATAGGGTCGGGCCAATCGGCCTGCCCTCGGGACATGGCCACGATGTCGGCCAGGGTGAAGCTGTCCAGGTGGGTGCGGATGCGACCACTGATCCCGGCCCACACGGCGAGGAGGACGCATTGGCCTTCGTGGTCACAGGCGCCGTCCTGGTGGGGTTCGCCGAAATCACCCAGCCCAATCGGACCATCGACGGCCGACACGATCTCGCCGAGGGTGATTTTTTCCGGCTGGCGGGCGAGGGTGTAGCCACCGCCTACGCCGCGTTTGGAATGCACGAGGCCGGCACCTTTGAGAGCAAGGAGGATCTGTTCGAGGTAGGGCTGGGGTAGGCCGGTGCGCTCCGCGATATCTCGCACAGAAGTGGGGCTGGTACCGTCGGGTTGCAGGGCCAAGGAGACAAGTGCTCGGCTGGCGTAGTCACCCCGGGTGGACACCTTCACAGGCCCAACCCTAGGGCAGGGGGCGCGGTCACGGTACGCTCGTACCGTTCATGTCCGATGCCCCTCACCTCCCTGCCTATGACGGCGCCTGCATTACCAACGTGGTACCCACTTTGCTCCACCCCCCGGCCCAGATCCCGCCGTGGATGCCCGCCGTGGCGCTTGGGGCCCCTCGGGTGGTGCTGCTGGTGCTCGATGGCCTGGGCTGGAACCAACTCGAGGCCCGCCGTCAGGTGGCACCGGCCCTGTCGGGCCTCGAGGGAGGACCCATTTCCACCGTGGCGCCTTCCACTACCGCCACCGCCCTCACCTCCATCACCACCGGCTTGCCGCCGGGTGAGCACGGCATCATGGGGTACCGGATGGCGGTAGAGGGCGAGGTGCTCAACGTGCTGCGCTGGTCGGTGGAATCCGGTGATGCCCGTCGCACCATTGCCCCGAGCCGGATGCAGTCGCAGCCCTGTTTCGGAGGTCAGCGTCCACCGGTGATCACCCGGGCGGAGTTTGCGACGTCGGGCTTCACCCAGGCGCATCTCCACCAGGTGCGTTTCACCGGCTATCGCACCGTGGGCACCCTGGCGGCGGAGATCATCCGACTGGCCACGGACGGCGAGCCCTTCCTCTACGCCTACTACGACGGGCTCGACACGGTGTCGCATGAGTACGGCCTCGGCAGCCAGTACGACGAGGAGTTGCGGTGGGTCGATCACCTGGTGGCCACCCTTCTGGAGTCACTTCCGTCCGGCACTGCCTTGGTGGTTACCGCCGACCATGGGCAGGTGGAGACCGGCGACAACGTGGTGTCCCTGCCGGGGGACGTGCTGGCCCATGTGGGCCAGCAATCGGGTGAGGGTCGCTTTCGGTGGCTCCACGCCCGGGCCGGGCGTCGCACCGATCTCGAAGAGGCGTGTCGGGCTCGGCTGGGTGACCACGCCTGGGTGCGTACCCGGGCCGAGGCTATCGCGCAGGGGTGGTATGGCCCTGTGGTGACTGAGGCGGCGGCCAGTCGACTCGGTGATGTGCTGCTCGCGGCCAAGGGCACAGTGGCCTTCGGGGACCCCACCGATACAGGACCCTTTCAACTGGTGGGTCGCCATGGGTCTCTAACCGCCGACGAAATGCTGGTGCCTTTGCTGGCGGGCGTGGCCCACTAGTTCGTCTTGGTCGGTAGGGTACAGGCCATGTCCGATACCGTTCCCACTGCTTTCGACGACATACTCGTCCCCGCTGTCGTGCCCGAAACCCCCGATGGCCCCCACGAAGCGGTGGAGTCGCCCGGCAAGGTCATGCGGATCGGCTCGATGATCAAGCAGTTGCTCGATGAGGTCCACCAGAGCGAACTCGACGAACCCAGCCGAGATCGGCTCCGTGAAATCTACGATACGTCTATCGAGGAGTTGGCGGGCTCGCTGTCGCCTGATCTGCAGGAGGAGTTGGCTCGCCTCACCATTCCCTTCGACGAGGGGGCCACCCCCAGTGCCGCGGAATTGAAGATCGCTAAGGCGCAACTGGTGGGCTGGCTCGAGGGGCTCTTTCACGGGATCCAAGCCACGCTGTTTGCCCAACAGATGGTGGCCCGTCAGCAACTCGAGCAGATGCGAGGCGAGTTGCCCCCCGGCATGGCCCCTCCTGTCGATGGGACGCCCAGCGTCCCCCCGGGCGCCTACCTCTAACCAGGCTCAGGGGCCGATGAGTAGCGAGCCCTTGAGGTCGTAGCGCCGGTCGGGGTCTACCCGGAGCACGAAGGTGTTCTTGGCGACACCGCCCGCATCGATGCGGCCGATGGTGATCGGGATGTCGGTGTTGTCGAGTTGCATCTGTACCGAACCCCGCCACCCGTAGGCGCTGTTGTTGGTGATGGTGAGGGTGACGGGAAACCGATCAGCCTGGGGTGTTGTGCCCACGGCCAGATCTAGGGTCAGTCCGCCGCACAATTCGTTGACCGTCACATCCCCCTCTGCGTTGGTGGTGCCGTCGTTGACATCGCCTCGGGTGATGGTCATCGAGGAGGTGACCATGGAGGGGGCGTCGCCCCCGGAGTTCACGCTGAAGTCGGCGGCGGCCTCCTCGTTGCAGGTGAGCACATGGGTTAACCCTCGCAGCGAGGAAGTGCCGATGGGGATCAGCAGAATGGCCAGGAGTACCACAAGGGCGACCTGGGCCCGTAGTGCTGATGGCATGGCGTCACCATAAACCCTGTGGAGGACTAGGGGGTGACTAGCCTGGCGCCTCGTGACCGCACCCTTGTCAGATCGACTGACTCGGCTCAGTTACACCCAGGCCCGCAGGGTGTTGCTGATCACCGGGCTAACCGTGTTGGGGTTGGTGGCACTGGTGTCCTTCGTGCGCGGGGTCGACACCGTGGAGGTGGTCGCCACCCTGCTGTTCCTGCCGATTTTTCTGGCCTTTGTGTACGGCGGGATGCGCGGCGGCGTGGGGGCGGCAGTGGTGGCCACGGGTATCTACGCAGCCTTGCGGACCCCAGCCATCGAGGCCATCGGTATCGGCGAGTTCACCGGTCTGCTCGCCGCGCGGGCTGCGGCCTATCTGATCTTTGGCGCGCTGGGGGGTTGGTCCACCCAGGTGCTGGAGGGTTCCCTCGACAAACTGGCGCTCTACGACGAGATCGATGATGAGACCGGGCTCCACAACGCCCGCTACCTCCTCCACCAGACGGATCTAGAAATGGCGCGCGCCCTCCGGTACCAGACCTTGTTCTCCGTGGTGGCCCTCGACGTGCCCGTCACGTCCTTTCAGTCGCTCTCCACCCGCCAACGCCGGGCTGTGTTGCGTGATCTAGGTCGGCAACTAGCGGAGGGGGTGCGCGCGGTGGACCATGTGGTGCACGCCTCCGATCACCACCTGCACCGACTCGTGGCGATCCTTCCCGAGACGGGTCCTGAGGGTGCGGAGGTTTTTCGCGGACGGTTCGATGAGCGGGTTCGGCTCTTCTTCGCCGCCCGGGGAGTGGCCCTGGATTCCGCAGGGGCGGCGCGTGCCATCGTCTTGCCCGGTGACGAAGCCGAGATGGAGGAATTGCGGGCCGCCTTCCGCCAACTCGACGCCGATCAGCACCGCTGACTTTTTCCCCTAGACCGGTCAGGGATGGCGGTGCTACGGTCACGAATCACACCCGTGTGATTCGTCCACAGGTTGTGGATATGTCCTTGTGGGCATCTTGTGGCCGTGGAAGGAGGTGGGGTCGGGAGTGGCAGATAGTTTCACCCACCTCCACGTGCACACCGAGTACTCGATGCTCGATGGGGCCGCTCGGATCAGCGAAGTGGTGGGGGCAGCTGTTTCCGACGGCCAACCGGCGCTCGGGATCACCGATCACGGCAACATGTACGGGGTGCTGGAATTCTACAAAGAGTGCCGGCAGCAGGGTATCAAGCCGATTATCGGCTCCGAGTTGTACATGGCCCACGAGCACCGCAGCGAGCGCCCCTCCCGCCGCGGCCGCATGGATGACGGAGGTGGCGAAGCGGATGGTGGGAGAAAACTTTATTACCACCTCACTGCTCTCGCCGAGACCAACGAGGGCTACAAGAACCTGATCCAGCTGAGCTCTCGGGCCTATCTCGAGGGCTATTACTACAAGGCTCGGGTGGATTGGGAACTACTGGAGGAGCACAGCAAGGGATTGATCGTCACCTCGGGCTGTCTCGGCGGGCACGTGTTGCAGAAACTCCTCCGAGACGACCACGACGGGGCCCTTCAAGCGGCGGGGCGATTCCAAGACATCTTCGGACGCGACAACTTCTTCATTGAGATGCAGGATCACGGCATCCCCGAGCAGCACCGCACGAATCCGGCCCTGCTCGAGATCGCCAAGCAACTGCAAGCGCCCCTGTTGGCCACCAACGACAGCCACTACGTGGCGCGAGAGGACTCCGTCGCGCACGATGCCTTGTTGTGCGTCCAGACCTCGTCGCTTATGAGCGATCCGGATCGCTTGAAATTCCACGGTGCTGAGCACTACCTGAAGTCGTCCCAGGAGATGCGGTGTCTGTTCGAGGAGATTCCCGAGGCTTGCGACAACACGCTGTGGATCGCCGAGCGGGCTCATGTGGAGATCGAGTTCGGCAAGCCGCAACTACCGATGTTCCCCCTGCCGGAAGGCTTCGCCACCGACTCCGAGTACCTCCGCCACCTCACGATGGAAGGAGCCCGTCGCCGCTGGGGGGACGGCCTTGCCGATGCCACCGTGGATCGGATTGTGTACGAACTTCAGGTGATCGAGACGATGGGCTTCTCGTCGTACTTCCTCATCGTGTGGGACCTCATCAAACACGCCCGCGATAACGGCATCCGGGTGGGCCCGGGCCGGGGGAGTGCGGCCGGTTGCGCCGTGGCCTACGCCTTGTGGATCACCGACCTCGATCCGATCCGCTACGACCTTCTCTTCGAGCGGTTCTTGAACCCGAGTCGGGTCTCGATGCCCGACATCGACATGGACTTCGACTCCCGCTACCGGGATGAGATGATCCGGTACGCCGCGGAGATGTACGGGCGCGACCATGTGGCTCAGATCGTTACCTTCTCGACCATCAAGGCTCGGGCGGCGGTACGCGACGCCGCCCGAGTGCTCGGGTATCCCTACATCGTGGGCGACAAGGTGGCCAAGGCCATGCCGCCGCTGATCATGGGCCGCGACACGCCGCTGCGGGCCTGTCTGGATCTCGATCCGAAGTACGAGGAGGGCTTCAACATGGCGGGGGATCTGCGCAAGATGCGCGACGAAGATCCCGATGCCGCCAAGGTCATCGAGGTGGCCAAGGGGCTCGAGGGCATGCGACGCCAGGACGGCATTCACGCCGCCGCCGTGGTGATTACCAAGGAGCCGCTCACCACCTACCTTCCCATCCAGCGCAAGCCCGTGGGGGGCGAGGCCACGGACAACACGCCGGTAGTCACCCAGTACGAGATGCACGGGGTGGAAGAACTGGGCCTCCTCAAGATGGATTTCCTGGGCCTACGGAACCTCGATGTGATCAGCGACACCCTGGTGATTCTTGAGGAGACTCGTGGTATCCAACTGGACATCGACGGCGTCCCGCTGGACGATCCCGAGACCCTTGGGCTGCTGTGCCGGGGCGACTCCATCGGAGTGTTCCAACTGGAGAGCGGCCCGATGCGGGCGCTGATGCGGTCGTTGGCCCCATCGAGTTTCGAAGACGTGGCGGCGCTCGTGGCGCTCTACCGGCCGGGGCCCATGGCGGCCAACATGCACAACGATTACGCCGACCGTAAGAACGGGCGCAAGCCCATTGAGTACTTCCATCCCGATGCCGAGGAACTGCTCGCCGACACTTACGGCCTGATGATCTACCAAGAGCTCATCATGCGGGTGGCGCAACGCTTCGCCGGCTACTCCCTCGCTCAGGCCGACAACCTCCGTAAGGCCATGGGTAAGAAATCGCGTGAGGTCATGGCGAAGGAGAAGGCGGCCTTCGTGCAGGGGGTGGAGGCCACCGGCTACGGCGAGGCGTTGGGCACTTCGCTGTTCATCACGATCGAGCAGTTCGCCGACTACGCCTTCAACAAGTCGCACAGTTTCGGGTACGGCTTCATCGCCTATCAGACTGCCTTCCTCAAGGCGCATTACCCCGCCGAGTACCTCGCCGCCCTCCTCACCAGCGTGAAGACCAACCTCGATAAGGCGGCCATCTACCTTTCCGAGTGTCGCACCATGAAGGTCCTGGTGCTCGTGCCCGACGTGAATCGGTCGGTGGCTGATTTCACGCCGGTGGCGGGGGCCAGCAGCGACGAGCGTTCCATCGTATTCGGCCTGTCGGCGATTCGTAACGTGGGCGGGGGCCTGGTGGGTCTGCTCATCGCCGAGCGCGACGCCAACGGGCCGTTCAAGGATTTTTACGATTTCGTGGAACGGGTGGATTTTCAGGTTCTTAATAAGAAGACCATGGAGTCGCTGATCAAGGCCGGGGGGTTCGACAGCCTGGGGCACACCCGTCAGGGTTTGTTGCGATCCTTCGAGCACATCATCGACTCCACCATCGCCCGGCGCCGAGAACGCGACATGGGGGTGATGTCGCTCTTCGGTGAGGTAGAGGACGCCGGCGAGATGTTCGATGAGCGCCCGCCCATCCCCATGGTTGAGTTTGCCAAACGGGAACGCTTGAGTTTCGAGAAGGAGATGCTGGGCCTCTACGTCAGCGACCATCCGCTGATGGGGGCCGAGGCGTCGTTGCGTCGTCGCACTGATGCGACGTTGGCCGACCTGGCCGAGCTACCCGACGGGCACGTCATGAGTTTCGGCGGTGTGCTTACGACCCTGCAGCGCAAATGGACGAAGAAGGGCGATCTGATGGCAGTGTTTGTGCTGGAGGATCTGCAGAGTTCGGTTGAGGTGATTGTGTTCCCCAAGTCGATGTCGGAGCACGGCCACAAGTTGACCGAGGATGCCATCGTCGTGGTGAAGGCGCGCGTCGATGCCCGGGACGATCAACCCAAGTTGATCGCCATGGATATCGAGATCTTCGAGCCGATGTCGGGCGAGGGGTTTCCGCTGCAGGTGAACATCCCCGCGGCGGCGGTGTCGGAGACGTTGATCGAGGAACTCAAGCGCGTCCTGGCGGCCTATCCGGGGGAGTCGCCGGTGCTCTTGCATCTCGGCGAGCGGCAGGTCCTGCGCCTCCCGGAGGCCTGGACGGTGGAGGTGGTGCCCCCACTCCTGGCCGAGCTACGGGTGATGCTGGGAGCGAGTGCCATCGTGGCCTAAGGGGCTTCCTGACCCGCTGGTCACGCCCATTGAGCAGGTGGTTTGTCGGTGGCAGTTACGCCGTCGAATTGCGTTCGGCGGCCGCGTCTACTGGACTGTAGAGGTCTAACCACGAGGTTTCTGGAGGCAGGCAAGAGAATGTCGATCCAGGTCGAAACTAAAGATTGCACCGCACTGGGAGATGCCGAACTCGCTGAGTTGGCCGACCTGTGCGCCGAGGGCCCGATTCCCTACGAGGCCGGACTGCTCTCCAAGCAGGCCGAGGCCTGGGTGCTGGTGACTCAGGCCCGCGAGAACGGCAAGCTCAAGGGCTTCGCGTTCTCCACCCTCGAGCGCATCGGCGGTACGCCCGCCGTGCTGGTGGGATTGGCGTCAGTGAAGCGCAGCGCCAAGCGCGACACCGTGCTGCGCGCCGTCATGCAAGACGAGTTGCGCCGAGCCATGCTGGCCTTCCCCGACGAAGACGTTTTGGTGGGTACACGTTTCATCGTGCCGTCAGGCTTCGATGCGTTGCGGGCCCTCAACGATGTGGTGCCCCGGCCTGACCACAAGGCGAGCGGCGAGGAGCGGGCCTGGGGTCGACGGTTGGCCAAGCGGTTCGGCGTGGATACTGCGTCCTACGACGATCGGACCTTCACCGCCAAGGGCACCGGGTCGCACCCGGAGGTGTTCGACCACGACAGCCTGAAGCCTGAGGCCATTCCGGCCGGGGTGGTGGCGTTGTTCAAGGGGTTCAACCTCAAGCGGGGCGACTCCCTCGTGGCCTTCGGCTGGGCTATGGCCGAAGACCTCGCCAAACTGGGCTGATTCGCTCTTGGACCTGAGCGACGCCGTCCGGCGGCGTCGCATGGTGCGGGCCTTTACCCCCGAGCCCATCGACCCGAGCGTGGTCGATGGCCTGATCGACTTGGCCCGGCGCGCCCCATCGGCTGGAAACAGTCAGGGGTGGGCGTTCGTGGTGCTGGAAGGGGCGAGCCAGACCGATCGCTACTGGGATGTCACCCTGCCCCCGGAGCGACGGGTCGATTTTCGCTGGCCCGGGCTGGTGACCGCCCCGGTGCTGATCGTGGTCCTCATCCGGCCCGATACATGGGTCGACCGCTACGCCGAGCCCGACAAGGCCTCGGCGGGCCTGGGCGGCAGGGGACAGGAGTGGCCGGTGCCCTACTGGTGGGTGGATGGTGGCATGGCGGTGGAGCATCTGTTGCTGGGCGTGGTTGAGGCCGGTTTGGGGGCCTGTTTCTTTGGTCTGTTCGACCATGAGGAGGCCGTCTTGGCCGCCCTGGGCGTACCCAGCGGATGGAGAAGCGTGGGTACAGTCGCCCTGGGGCACCCGGCGCCAGATCGGCCGGGCCGCTCCCAGAGCCGGGGCCGTCTGCCGCTCGCCGACGTCCTTCACCGCGGGGCCTGGTAGCCCTCCCACCCCACCCAGCCTTGCCTCGGGCCGGTCGGGTTGCCCGATAAGGTCACCGCCGTGGGAGACCTGAAAAACCGTCGTGTCGTGTTGGCTCGACGTCCCGAAGGCTTGGTGACCGAAAACGACTTCGGCCACGACGAGGTGGACGTGGCCGATCTGGCCAGCGGCGAGGTGTTGGTGCAGACCGAGTACATCGGCATCGACGCCACCGTCCGCACCTGGCTGTCGAAAGCGGAGGGCTACATCCCCCCGGTCGAGATCGGGGAAGTGGTGCGAAGTAGCGGCGTCGGCCGTGTAGTGGCGTCGCGTAGCGATCGTGTACGCGAAGGCGCCTTGGTGTCCACGCTCACCGGATGGCAGGAGTACGCCGTGGTGAGCGACGACCCGATGCTCACCACGCCCCTTGCCGAAGGGATCGACCCCCTCGCCGCGCTCGGCGTGTTCGGCGCCAACGGGCTCACCGCCTATGTGGGCCTCACCGAGATCGGCCGGGTCGCCCAGGGCGAGACGGTGGTCGTGTCGGCCGCCGCCGGGGCCACGGGATCCATCGCCGTGCAGATCGCCAAGATCCTGGGGTGCCGGGTGATCGGGATCACCGGAACCGATGAGAAGGCCGCCTGGCTGGTGGAGGGCCTCGGGATCGACGGTGCCATCAACCACCGCACCGACGATGTCCCCGCCCAGCTGCGGGCGCTGTGTCCCCAGCGGGTGGATGTGTTCTTCGACAACACCGGCGGCCCGATCCTTGAGGCCGTGCTCGGCCGACTGGCCGATCACGCTCGGGTCGTTCTCTGTGGGGCCATCTCCTCCTACAACGATCTGTTCAAGCCGCCCGGCCCGGCCAACTACCTCAACCTCATCGCCCGGCGGGCCCGCATGGAGGGCTTCATCTCCTGGGACTCCTGGGGCCGCTACGCCGACATCATGGACACTCTGGGGGAGTGGGTGGCTGATGGGCGTCTTGAGCACCGCAGTCACATCTTCGAGGGCCTCCCCTCGGCCCCCCGGGCGCTCAACGCGATGTTTCTCGGTGAGAACATCGGCAAGATCGTGGTCAGGGTCTGATCCGCCCGGGCGGATCGGCCTCGGCGCGGTAGCTCAGGCGATGAGTTGGGCCGTCAGGGCGGCCGCGTCGTCGGTGGGTAGTGCGCAGGTGTAGTGCCGACAGAGGTAGGCGCGGTTATCCTCCCGGCCCTCCCACAGCGGCGAGTCGTAGCGTTCCCCCCACGCCAGCACAACCCCGGGGAGGTAACGGGCCCGGGTGGCGGCCACCAGATCGGGACGATGGCCGGGGATCACAATCTCGGTGGTCCCCCGCACCAGAAGATCCACCGCCGCCAGCACCTGACCAAAGGCCGTGGGTTGGGCCACCGC containing:
- a CDS encoding DNA polymerase III subunit alpha — protein: MADSFTHLHVHTEYSMLDGAARISEVVGAAVSDGQPALGITDHGNMYGVLEFYKECRQQGIKPIIGSELYMAHEHRSERPSRRGRMDDGGGEADGGRKLYYHLTALAETNEGYKNLIQLSSRAYLEGYYYKARVDWELLEEHSKGLIVTSGCLGGHVLQKLLRDDHDGALQAAGRFQDIFGRDNFFIEMQDHGIPEQHRTNPALLEIAKQLQAPLLATNDSHYVAREDSVAHDALLCVQTSSLMSDPDRLKFHGAEHYLKSSQEMRCLFEEIPEACDNTLWIAERAHVEIEFGKPQLPMFPLPEGFATDSEYLRHLTMEGARRRWGDGLADATVDRIVYELQVIETMGFSSYFLIVWDLIKHARDNGIRVGPGRGSAAGCAVAYALWITDLDPIRYDLLFERFLNPSRVSMPDIDMDFDSRYRDEMIRYAAEMYGRDHVAQIVTFSTIKARAAVRDAARVLGYPYIVGDKVAKAMPPLIMGRDTPLRACLDLDPKYEEGFNMAGDLRKMRDEDPDAAKVIEVAKGLEGMRRQDGIHAAAVVITKEPLTTYLPIQRKPVGGEATDNTPVVTQYEMHGVEELGLLKMDFLGLRNLDVISDTLVILEETRGIQLDIDGVPLDDPETLGLLCRGDSIGVFQLESGPMRALMRSLAPSSFEDVAALVALYRPGPMAANMHNDYADRKNGRKPIEYFHPDAEELLADTYGLMIYQELIMRVAQRFAGYSLAQADNLRKAMGKKSREVMAKEKAAFVQGVEATGYGEALGTSLFITIEQFADYAFNKSHSFGYGFIAYQTAFLKAHYPAEYLAALLTSVKTNLDKAAIYLSECRTMKVLVLVPDVNRSVADFTPVAGASSDERSIVFGLSAIRNVGGGLVGLLIAERDANGPFKDFYDFVERVDFQVLNKKTMESLIKAGGFDSLGHTRQGLLRSFEHIIDSTIARRRERDMGVMSLFGEVEDAGEMFDERPPIPMVEFAKRERLSFEKEMLGLYVSDHPLMGAEASLRRRTDATLADLAELPDGHVMSFGGVLTTLQRKWTKKGDLMAVFVLEDLQSSVEVIVFPKSMSEHGHKLTEDAIVVVKARVDARDDQPKLIAMDIEIFEPMSGEGFPLQVNIPAAAVSETLIEELKRVLAAYPGESPVLLHLGERQVLRLPEAWTVEVVPPLLAELRVMLGASAIVA
- a CDS encoding NADP-dependent oxidoreductase, whose amino-acid sequence is MGDLKNRRVVLARRPEGLVTENDFGHDEVDVADLASGEVLVQTEYIGIDATVRTWLSKAEGYIPPVEIGEVVRSSGVGRVVASRSDRVREGALVSTLTGWQEYAVVSDDPMLTTPLAEGIDPLAALGVFGANGLTAYVGLTEIGRVAQGETVVVSAAAGATGSIAVQIAKILGCRVIGITGTDEKAAWLVEGLGIDGAINHRTDDVPAQLRALCPQRVDVFFDNTGGPILEAVLGRLADHARVVLCGAISSYNDLFKPPGPANYLNLIARRARMEGFISWDSWGRYADIMDTLGEWVADGRLEHRSHIFEGLPSAPRALNAMFLGENIGKIVVRV
- a CDS encoding Rrf2 family transcriptional regulator; translated protein: MKVSTRGDYASRALVSLALQPDGTSPTSVRDIAERTGLPQPYLEQILLALKGAGLVHSKRGVGGGYTLARQPEKITLGEIVSAVDGPIGLGDFGEPHQDGACDHEGQCVLLAVWAGISGRIRTHLDSFTLADIVAMSRGQADWPDPILG
- a CDS encoding bacterial proteasome activator family protein — its product is MSDTVPTAFDDILVPAVVPETPDGPHEAVESPGKVMRIGSMIKQLLDEVHQSELDEPSRDRLREIYDTSIEELAGSLSPDLQEELARLTIPFDEGATPSAAELKIAKAQLVGWLEGLFHGIQATLFAQQMVARQQLEQMRGELPPGMAPPVDGTPSVPPGAYL
- the lspA gene encoding signal peptidase II, producing MLPCACSARARAFPVAESVTAPASYPGLAFGAAAAVVVLDQLSKQWALSALADGPIRVAGPMDLRLVFNPGVAFGIGSGGGWAPVIVLGGLAVMAVVAVLAWRADNRARALGLGIILGGALGNQVDRALRAGNGFFGGQVVDFADLGWWPVFNLADAALWIGIGLLVLSSRGAAEPA
- a CDS encoding PglZ domain-containing protein; the encoded protein is MSDAPHLPAYDGACITNVVPTLLHPPAQIPPWMPAVALGAPRVVLLVLDGLGWNQLEARRQVAPALSGLEGGPISTVAPSTTATALTSITTGLPPGEHGIMGYRMAVEGEVLNVLRWSVESGDARRTIAPSRMQSQPCFGGQRPPVITRAEFATSGFTQAHLHQVRFTGYRTVGTLAAEIIRLATDGEPFLYAYYDGLDTVSHEYGLGSQYDEELRWVDHLVATLLESLPSGTALVVTADHGQVETGDNVVSLPGDVLAHVGQQSGEGRFRWLHARAGRRTDLEEACRARLGDHAWVRTRAEAIAQGWYGPVVTEAAASRLGDVLLAAKGTVAFGDPTDTGPFQLVGRHGSLTADEMLVPLLAGVAH
- a CDS encoding RluA family pseudouridine synthase, whose translation is MIVSDVVPEAMAGERVDRIVAMITGISRSEVAELVSAGVVLVDGTVVGSRSARLRAGAVVEVDVPDRAEAARLVPEPGLVVPVVYEDHDLLVIDKPAGLVVHPGAGQRTGTLVHGLLARYPEIVAVGVDAARPGIVHRLDKGTSGLLLVARTPAAYEALVAALAARSVHRRYRALAWGTFDAVRGLIDAPIARSMREPTRQAIDARGKEARTRYEVLATFTEPVAVTELACTLETGRTHQIRVHLRSIGHPVVGDNRYDGARQSLPMGRPFLHAELLELAHPVTGNPLSFSSPIPADLVEVLGRLR
- a CDS encoding nitroreductase family protein, yielding MDLSDAVRRRRMVRAFTPEPIDPSVVDGLIDLARRAPSAGNSQGWAFVVLEGASQTDRYWDVTLPPERRVDFRWPGLVTAPVLIVVLIRPDTWVDRYAEPDKASAGLGGRGQEWPVPYWWVDGGMAVEHLLLGVVEAGLGACFFGLFDHEEAVLAALGVPSGWRSVGTVALGHPAPDRPGRSQSRGRLPLADVLHRGAW